One region of Pyramidobacter sp. YE332 genomic DNA includes:
- a CDS encoding flavin reductase: MKNIDELNVNVFELFNKDWALLAAGSIGNYNAMTIGWGQLGTLWNKNVVTVFVKPVRCTHGFMDANEYFTVGFYPQEYRRDLTILGSKSGRDGDKIALTRLTPRAVVHGVTFAQAELTLICKKIYRHDMELANIPADAAKAYYAEEAPHTIYIGEVVGFVES, from the coding sequence GTGAAAAACATCGACGAACTGAACGTGAACGTTTTCGAACTTTTCAACAAGGACTGGGCGTTGCTGGCGGCCGGATCGATCGGCAATTACAACGCCATGACCATCGGCTGGGGGCAGCTGGGCACGCTGTGGAACAAGAACGTCGTCACGGTCTTCGTCAAGCCCGTGCGCTGCACGCACGGCTTCATGGACGCAAACGAATATTTCACCGTCGGCTTCTATCCCCAAGAATACCGCCGCGACCTGACGATCCTCGGCTCCAAATCGGGGCGCGACGGCGATAAAATCGCGCTGACCCGCCTGACGCCGCGGGCGGTCGTACACGGCGTCACCTTCGCCCAGGCCGAACTGACGCTGATCTGCAAAAAAATCTACCGCCACGACATGGAACTGGCGAACATCCCCGCCGACGCGGCCAAAGCTTATTACGCCGAAGAAGCTCCCCACACGATTTACATCGGCGAAGTCGTCGGTTTCGTCGAGAGTTAA
- a CDS encoding formate/nitrite transporter family protein, protein MNLFSPAEVVANYAAAGAAKTRLPVWKILLLGMLAGFCIAIAAAAANVISHGAGAAASVRLLSGLVFPFGLIMVVLLGAELFTGNCLISIAVLDGTATVGSMVRNWGCAYVGNFVGAALTAAAGVYAGQLHYSDGGLALFTMKLATAKCALDFVPAVLLGALCNILVCAAVLLALSGKDLCGRAAGAYFPIAFFVMCGFEHSVANMFYVPAALFAKNVPLYAQKAAEAGLDLSGLTWKNFLAGNLLPVTLGNIVGGVLFGALMWGCFAKKKA, encoded by the coding sequence ATGAACCTGTTTTCCCCGGCGGAAGTCGTCGCCAATTACGCCGCGGCGGGAGCTGCGAAAACGCGTCTGCCTGTCTGGAAGATCTTGCTGCTGGGCATGCTGGCGGGGTTCTGCATCGCCATAGCGGCTGCGGCGGCAAACGTAATTTCGCACGGCGCCGGCGCAGCCGCATCGGTTCGCCTGTTGTCGGGACTGGTCTTCCCTTTTGGCCTGATCATGGTGGTCCTGCTGGGCGCGGAGTTGTTCACAGGCAACTGCCTGATCTCCATCGCCGTGCTTGACGGCACGGCGACCGTCGGCAGCATGGTGCGCAACTGGGGCTGCGCCTACGTCGGGAACTTCGTCGGCGCGGCGCTGACCGCCGCCGCGGGCGTTTATGCAGGACAGCTGCATTACTCCGACGGCGGACTGGCGCTGTTCACGATGAAACTCGCGACCGCGAAGTGCGCGCTGGATTTTGTCCCGGCCGTGCTGCTGGGAGCGCTGTGCAATATCCTTGTCTGTGCGGCCGTGCTGTTGGCCCTTTCCGGCAAAGACCTGTGCGGGCGCGCCGCGGGCGCGTACTTTCCCATAGCGTTTTTCGTCATGTGCGGTTTCGAACACAGCGTGGCGAACATGTTCTACGTCCCCGCCGCTCTGTTCGCAAAGAACGTGCCGCTGTACGCGCAGAAGGCGGCGGAGGCCGGCCTTGACCTGAGCGGACTGACGTGGAAAAATTTCCTCGCCGGCAATCTCCTGCCCGTGACGCTGGGCAACATCGTCGGCGGCGTGCTGTTCGGCGCGCTGATGTGGGGCTGCTTCGCGAAAAAGAAAGCGTGA
- the gyrB gene encoding DNA topoisomerase (ATP-hydrolyzing) subunit B yields the protein MSTQYTAEDIQILEGLDPVRKRPGMYIGDTTTRGLHHCVYEVVDNAVDEALAGFCSEIAVTLHADQSVSVSDNGRGIPVDPHPSNGRPALEVVLTVLHAGGKFDNHNYKISGGLHGVGVSVVNALSEWLEVTVYRDGREWHERFERGTPVSGLTGGTPTAKRGTTVTFRPDAEIFDEVTFSAETLGNRFREMAFLIPGLKFVFVDEAEGKTWTYHYEGGVSEFVAYLNQGKQTLTPKPIVIRGEKDGVAVEVGFQYTDEYIERLYSFANLINTIEGGTHVAGLRSAITRGINEGARRAGVLKEKDENLSGDDLREGLTCVLSVKLGNPQFEGQTKTKLGNGNVKGIVDSILYDGILQELEEDPSVIKPIIEKAIKARQAREAAKKARELVRKSAMSGLSLPGKLADCSSRTAENCEVYIVEGDSAGGSAKQGRDRKFQAILPLRGKILNVEKARMDKMLGSKEIRVIIQALGCGIGEDFDIGKLRYNKIIIMTDADVDGAHISTLLLTFFFRHMRELIEKGHIYLAVPPLYRVQVGKKVDYLYSDKELRKVMDGLAADGKKAAVQRYKGLGEMNPGQLWETTMDPATRLLKQIELDDLAGADQYFDILMGDRVEPRRQFIEEHAHEVHNLDV from the coding sequence ATGAGCACTCAGTACACAGCCGAAGACATACAGATTCTGGAAGGTCTCGACCCCGTCCGCAAGCGGCCGGGCATGTACATCGGCGACACGACGACGAGGGGCCTTCACCACTGCGTGTACGAGGTGGTCGACAACGCGGTCGACGAAGCGCTGGCCGGCTTCTGCTCGGAGATCGCGGTGACGCTGCACGCCGACCAGAGCGTCAGCGTGTCCGACAACGGCCGCGGCATCCCCGTGGATCCGCATCCTTCCAACGGGCGTCCCGCCCTCGAGGTGGTGCTGACGGTGCTGCACGCGGGCGGCAAGTTCGACAACCACAATTACAAGATTTCCGGCGGGCTGCACGGCGTCGGCGTCTCGGTCGTGAACGCGCTTTCCGAGTGGCTGGAGGTCACGGTCTACCGCGACGGCAGGGAATGGCACGAACGTTTCGAGCGCGGCACGCCCGTTTCCGGCCTGACCGGCGGCACCCCGACGGCGAAGCGCGGCACGACGGTGACGTTCAGGCCCGACGCGGAGATTTTCGACGAGGTGACCTTTTCGGCCGAAACGCTGGGCAACCGCTTCCGCGAAATGGCCTTCCTGATCCCCGGGCTCAAGTTCGTCTTCGTCGACGAGGCCGAAGGCAAGACCTGGACGTATCATTACGAAGGCGGCGTCTCGGAGTTCGTCGCCTACCTCAATCAGGGCAAGCAGACGCTGACGCCCAAACCGATCGTCATCCGCGGCGAAAAGGACGGCGTGGCGGTGGAAGTCGGCTTTCAGTACACCGACGAGTACATCGAGCGGCTTTACTCGTTCGCCAACCTGATCAACACGATCGAGGGCGGAACTCACGTGGCCGGCCTGCGCAGCGCCATCACGCGCGGCATCAACGAGGGGGCCCGCCGCGCCGGCGTGCTCAAGGAAAAGGACGAAAACCTCTCCGGCGACGACCTGCGCGAGGGGCTGACCTGCGTGCTTTCCGTCAAGCTGGGCAATCCCCAGTTCGAAGGACAGACCAAGACCAAGCTGGGCAACGGCAACGTCAAGGGCATCGTCGATTCGATTCTCTACGACGGCATCCTGCAGGAGCTCGAAGAGGATCCGTCGGTGATCAAGCCGATCATCGAAAAAGCCATCAAGGCCCGCCAGGCCCGCGAAGCCGCCAAGAAGGCCCGCGAGCTCGTGCGCAAATCGGCGATGAGCGGCCTTTCGCTGCCGGGCAAGCTGGCCGACTGTTCCAGCCGCACCGCCGAGAACTGCGAGGTCTACATCGTCGAGGGAGACTCGGCCGGCGGCAGCGCCAAGCAGGGGCGCGACCGCAAGTTCCAGGCCATCCTGCCCCTGCGCGGCAAGATCCTCAACGTCGAGAAGGCGCGCATGGACAAGATGCTCGGCAGCAAGGAGATCCGCGTCATCATCCAGGCGCTCGGCTGCGGCATCGGCGAGGACTTCGACATCGGCAAGCTGCGCTACAACAAGATCATCATCATGACCGACGCCGACGTCGACGGCGCCCACATCAGCACGCTGCTGCTGACGTTCTTCTTCCGCCACATGCGCGAGCTGATCGAAAAAGGCCATATCTATCTGGCCGTGCCGCCGCTCTATCGCGTGCAGGTCGGCAAGAAAGTCGACTACCTCTACAGCGACAAGGAGCTGCGCAAAGTCATGGACGGACTTGCGGCCGACGGCAAAAAAGCCGCCGTGCAGCGCTACAAGGGCCTGGGCGAGATGAATCCCGGCCAGCTCTGGGAGACGACGATGGACCCCGCCACGCGCCTGCTCAAGCAGATCGAGCTGGACGACCTGGCCGGCGCCGACCAGTACTTCGACATCCTCATGGGCGACCGCGTCGAGCCGCGCCGCCAGTTCATCGAAGAGCACGCCCATGAAGTGCACAATCTGGACGTGTGA